In Vitis vinifera cultivar Pinot Noir 40024 chromosome 4, ASM3070453v1, the genomic window TGCCTAAGACCCAACCTTACTGGGGAGTGATCCAAATTGGTAGGCATTGGAGGAAGTGCCTCATAAATCTAGGCCttgtttgttaattattttctgaaaaataatttgtaaattgattttattatcgGAACAAATAACACATTTTAGgtagaaaacatgtttggttgatagAAGAGTGGAtacgatttttaaaaattctttataaaacacttttagaGTATTTTCCCAATGGTTAGAGTTTATTCGGTAGTGATTTTGAGAAACACATCTACCATTTTTAACactttgaaatttatatttttcaaatattatgtctaaaaacaatttctaaaatcattatcaaacgcaattttaatatttctcttgaaaataaattatcatttttgtccccctcaacttatttttttaacttgatCAATGTACTAtcgtttattttaaatttcatctgtTGACAtccttataaattttttcagtttataaaatttatgtttcttaaaagagaatttatgtttttttaaaaatattttaaatggaTGTGTTTAAcacttttctataaaataaattttattatataagaaatgttaatcgaataaatttacaatatatAGTGATTAGATGTATTTATATTATACCTTAGAAagtgtgaatgaaattaatcttattttttatgtaaaaatatataatgaattaaaaatttaatatttttagaatttatttttttaaatagattttagatatgcatatttaataattatctaaaaaataaaatttattctctaaaaaatatattttacgtTAATCTTGGCagatataaatgaaatttaaaaaatataatacctcaaaatgaatgagaaaatttattttcaaattttacttttgaagtggaattttatttaaaaaatatttttaaattttgttttcgtTTTTCAAAACACCGACAGCCAAACGGGTCCAAATTCCCTCTCATTGAACGGGACTTCATGTGTGATAAGTGACTGGACTCACATGTAATATATGGTAGTTAGGTCCAGATACAGTCTTGGCTccatcataaataataaaattttaaaatatataaatttaaaaaagtgaGGAAAAATGCATAAGAAAGTATGCTTCCTTGAGACCGCAAGCAATGTTGATGCGTTACCCGGTGCCACCATGGATCTCGTGCCACGTGGCTTCGGGCGCGTGATGGTAATTACTCCTGACGTGAGAGGCACGAGACCCTGTTGAACAGATCATGAACCCTCTCACCTACTTTGGTTCGCCTACGTGCCCTTGCCATGTCAGCTATTTGCTTTTCCACTTTAAAGCATGCTTCCCCTTTTTCTGTTAcaagatttctaaatttattttttcttccacCGACACCAGTTaggatataatattttattattgttattagccaaaaccctttttcatataaaaaaaaaattataatgatattttaatataaataaaataaaaaatattttgaacttttttacCATTACAATTTGTATGAGTTTCAAGCATacttattcaaattattttcatttaaaattaatttaattatatttaatcttatttagtatttttttcataataaattaaatatagaaaaataaaatttcttgataaatattatattttttaaaaaaatttcctctaCGTAGCCTAAGTCTATAGTTTAATGTTTGACAAATGGGCTTTAATAAAGCATGCTttaaaaggaattaaaatctagttttttttaatgaacTAGATTGCTTTCATGATTATAGTCATCTTAAGTGCCTTGTGACACAAGTTGCaacaaaatctttttattttttatttttttaaagaaaaaaacacactCACACAATGGAAACAATGTGGGGCTACCTCTAAATAAAGCAAACATGGTATGGAGACCTCCATGTTAATGCAAATTTAGCCTTTTGGttataaaagacaaaaaaaaaaaaaaaaaaaaaaatgtataatgcCCCAAATTAGccataaatttgaaatctaGTGACACTTAAGCCATTAAGTAtcaaactttttaatttttttattttaattatcgtTCATCGACATGATCCATTTATACTTTATTTGACAACGAAAATACATTATTAATCAAATGGTGTCACATATAATTCTCATGTACttctaatttaatttgtttgtaTTCTCATTCAATTATCTAAATCTCGCTATATATATTTAACGATTTAGATTTGAACTTTGATAGATACTATTGCGATATCATAACATAACATGCTTCTTTTAATtcatattagtttatttaaaattaaagactCGATTGAATTCCCTAATAACCCTTAAGTCATTACCTATcaaacatttaatttattttaattaaattgattttattttatttttgtatattaaaGTAATCCAAGGATTTAAATGGGCGGGCCCCTGTGGTAGGTTGACAATGAGAGGACCATGGAACCTAATGATCTTTGTATTGTTTGTAGTCAAAGATTCCAATTTTGGACCCTAAGATATTGTACTACAAGTTATGAGCGGCATAATGATTTATGACATCTTTATTTGtctttgattaattaatcacaaaCAAGacttttttttcacaaattataaaataaacccATAATTTTTacaacacattaaaaaaattattcatatttttaaaatagaaaaaataaaaatattataaaaaaaccatatatttttttaatttattaactttttacgattttaaaatatgtttatatacatcaagtcaataaaaaaattgttgaactttattataaaattgtttATAACACGAacaacaataaataataaaataattttatttttttttggaatttggcatataatttcaaaattaaggcatatttaatttctaaaaaaaaattaaataaagggcTAAATGTTTGAAGAGTAACCTTGTGAATTAACTATCAGGTGAATGGTAATGACAGATACCAACTTAAATGGAAAGCGATGCATGTAAATGCTATGGGCCCATTTGACTCCAACCACATGATGTTTCAACTAAGAAATCATGTGGTTGAAAATGGACTTATcatcttaaaattttctataaattaatgtgtaaacaaattttaatcatCATTCTAACATTTTAGAATTTAGTTAATATTTGTTGAACCCCATTTTGCCCATTCAACctaatataaattatgttttctaCATGAAAATGGAGCAACGATTATgagattaattaatttgaatttgtgaacaaaattgaaaattgaaaaataattagcataaaaattctattattaaaattaataaatctaaGTAACTAgtgaataataaatataatagaaGGTCAATTATGTTATTTATTCTAAACATATGGGTttagtattaattaaaatattattatttattaatactttattgttaattaatttaatacttttgctatgtttattctcaaaaaattcaacagaaaatatgagaaaaaaatacatataactatttaaatttaataaattatttttatattttacttcaaactcatttcacttatataaaattttaaataaaaataatatgattttaaaatataaaaatttattattaattttaattatattttattttctttcactttttttataataaaaataaatataaaaaatcattttctttaatatttttttatttccttattggTACCTATGTATTTAATGACGTATTAATATAGGattgtataaaattttaaatttttaagaaatttattgataattagatgatcttcctttttttaatactaatcatttaattataatgatgaatttctataatatttatatcatcGCCGATATGGTGGTCTATTTCAACCTCACCCAAATATTAATGATAAtacttcttttttataaaaaaaaaaaaattattttaaaagaaaattatttataccATTATTTTACCAAATCTCGTGCTGCAGCCTCTCACACGTGTTTAATATGTATTTTTCTAAACAAGACAGAATGATACACTAAAGGTCGACGTGTTTCGACTCATCCAATCATATACTGCCACGTATTAGAGAACAAACAGCAGCATATTACAATGATACCGTACTTTAAGTCTTTAATCTAAACCTAACCAGACTAACAATGTCATTATCAAGGAGGACAAGGGCATTCCAGTAATTTGACCCCCCAAGTGTCGGTCTCTAACTCTGGTTAATTTAACCACAGTCTCAGGTTACCTCTCCTTTGTACGGATCCCCGTGAATTCAGACACCAGCGTCGGTGACCTGGTTGGCGCTAACCCGAGTTAAAACACCCGCAATGGTTTCCCTCCGGTTCACATTCCCTACAATCACCTACTTTTATTCCCCTTGTTAGCCACGTGGCATCATTACATGCAAAGAGAAGCGGGGTGGGACTTACCATTTTTTGTTTGTGCAAGTATGGCACTATAATTtagaattctaaaaatataaataaaatctcaataattaatttattcaagtAAATAAAATCGAgggaaaatataaaaggaaaaaatattgtaaataacaaaagaaaaaggaaaaaaatttggagaaaattttaaaattcctgAGTTTTGAGAAGGGTAGATCTGGCTTGATTGTAATTTTCCATCCTGAAGGTGGCACCCATTATTTGATGCCCAAATTTAGGATTTTGCCACGTGGCTAAAAATTGCGATTGTAGGTGAATGTGTGGGATGAGGAGTGGAGAACTGAGCCCCGAGAAGGTCGTAGATTCGTATATAATCCATGGAAGCCAAATCCAAAGCggcttgagagagagagagcgagaaaATTTGGGAGAAAATATTtgtggagagagagaaaaagagaggatttctttttttcttttttggattttttgagagggaggggggagagagagaggggaagGCGGCAAATGGCGGATTCAAGCGATTCGGTTTCCATTGATATGGAGACGATATCCCTGGGAGGAAAGGTAATGCATTTAAGATTAAAAGTAGGAgggtgtttggttgctgagaaaatgtgggCAATGGGAAGAATTTTTTTTGAGCGTCAAGAGTTTTTAGTGTTTTGGGACAGGAGAAAGCGATGAAATCCGCCCAACTTCCTGGTTCAGTTCAGAtgattttttgcatttttcgtgatatttaattttttttttcgttctGTTATTtcgttttctcagcaaccaagcaGAAAgtcaaaggttttttttttgtgacttATTATAGCTTGGATACATTTGTCGAACATTTTGGTTGCAGTATTTTCATCTATATAgcgattattattttttatcctcGTATAGCTTTTGATTCCGAGGTTttgatattgaaattaattGTGAGTTTAGTTTTTGAAATGAAGGTatgtgaaaattttgtttaattttcgTAAATGGGAATTAGCAGACTAATTATATAATTTCAACACAtgatttgagtttttatttttgaatttgattgtTAGGGGTTTGTTGAATTGTGTTTAAACTGTTAAAATGTTTGGAGTGTGTTGGTTGATTGTTGAATTGATCGTGCTTTGAGTAGTTATTGAAGTAAGCGTTTTTTTGTGAGATTAGATTTCTCACTACAGAAGCATGGGGCAATTTGGTGAAGcattttttggaattaatttttttcttgcttcAGAGAGTGGAAAAAGGATCAATTTTTTGTactcaaaatcaagaaaagtaTTTCCTGGGATGATCCATGGTTTCATTCACAAGCAACTAGGTTCTATGATTTACCATTCCCATCTCACCTATgctattttccatattttattgAATTCTTATAAAACATGAAAccctgtttttatttttttggtttgccAACTTGATCGATAAATGCTGAAGGGTAGATTAATTTCCAATCCCACCTTTCTAGAACCCTGGAAATGGGACCTGCACTGggttaaatatttattttttgtatctttCTTTTGATATGTGGGTGGATTTGTAGAGTAGTTTTCGGTTGGTTTAAAATGTCAACGCACTGTTTATGGCATTAAGGTAGATACTAATTGAAGTTATGTATTGTTACTACGCATCTTCTGTAAATGGTAGCAAGGTAATATGAACAAGTTGTCTATTTGTTGAAAAGTGACCACTATTAAGTTAGTAAGATACTCAACTTGGGTAAACTTAAATTGTTTGTCTCTTCCTAAAAAAAAGGTACTCCATTTAAAGGAAAAGAGGCTCTGAATAGACCTGCTTACCAGAAACTTTACCTTTTAATGGTAATTATGCAGTTAGCATATGTTTTTCTTACGACCttgaaacttaatttaattgatGCACAATTAAAGTCCATATTTGATTTTGTCAGTTTTCTTTCATGAAACGTGATTTATTTTACCATCTACATTTCCTGATCTGTTTTCAGGAGCACCTCGTGAAAACTAGCAAGGGTTCAGTCTCTGTTTCTGTGTTTGGAGACCCGGACAAGCCAGCTCTTGTTACTTATCCTGATTTAGCTCTAAATCGTAAGAAATGAAATTTCATCTTTTACTGTTACAATTCTATATGTGGTTTTACGTTCATACTCTTACTGGTCATAGGGAAGACACAAGTTCAAAGCGGCTTTACTTATTATTCAGCTGCatcattatttaaaatgtaataacaataatttcttttttgcgGATAAGTTATCACTGCAGATTTtggaaatttcaatattttatcatgTCTAAAATCCAACTGGGAAATATCGGCCTTACTGTCAACAAGTTTGGGAAATCTCAAGGTGTAAAAACTTTACCTTGTGACAGATTTGCCTAGAAGTTGATACCTACACAATTTTGGATTTGCAATCTTTCTACTAATACTTCGAGGGTTCATCAATTTGAAATTCTTATATTTGCACTCTGGAGGATTATAATCTCTTTGAATTAACATTTAACATTTTTATCTGGTACCAGTAAATGAAGATTTGTGAAGTTTACATATTGTACCTTCTTAACCCTTCACTGGAGATATTATTCCAAATCAACAgttattataacttttttttattcacctcTTTTATTCTGATACTGTCAAAATCTAACAAATTTTGTTGTCCTCATGTGTATGATTGAGCAGATTTGTCCTGTTTTCAAGGCTTATTCTTCTGTCCAGAAGCATTTTCTTTGCTGCTCCACAACTTTTGCATTTATCATATAAGTCCTCCTGGGCATGAGGTCTGTAACTTGGTAACTTCACTGCAGATTGTAGTtctgctatatatatatatatttggtgtgtgtgtgtgttgatTTTTCAGAATATTCTGCTGGATTTGTCTCTTTTGTTGAATTATATTATCCATACCATTTCTTATCTGGGACTTTCTTCAAGAGCTATTGCAGTTGGGAGCCGATGCAGTTAGCCTTGATGAACCTGCACTTTCTGCTGATGACTTGGCAGATCAGATTGCTGAGGTTCTCAACTTTTTTgggtaaatattatttaatgagtaaatttattttttatttcagtaAACTTTTATTTGCTTTAGACATCCTTCGTACTTTTATTTTGTCATCTAGTAATGCCGATGGTTTTTTTCCGCCCCTGAAAAAGACGTAGTAGGCACACCTACAACACATTTAATAGTGCCTTAAGctgtcattttctttcattatccTGTCGTTTTTATCTTTAttgttgaagaaaaataaaatcaagcaaGATGATGTTCTTTCTTTTCAGACTTGGTGCAGTGATGTGCATGGGGGTTACAGCTGGAGCTTACATTCTTACCCTATTTGCTGTAAGTTGCATTCCCTCCCTTGGCATAGTGTACATGCTTTGCTATAAAGTGATTTCAAAGTGTCTATTTTGGACTTTGGGTGTTTTACTGATATGGGGTCCTATACCTGATGTAACAGATAAAATATAGGCATCATGTTGTTGGTTTGATACTTATTTCTCCTCTATGCAAAGCACCATCTTGGACAGAATGGTTGTATAACAAGGTTCCTTTACTGAACCTTCTTGTCATTTGCTTGGTATAAGGAGTCACATTCTTACATAAGATGGTGAAACCTTTGCAGGTGATGTTGAATGTACTCTACTACTATGGCATGTGTGGTGTGGTGAAGGAGTTATTGCTTAAGAGGTACTTCAGCAAGGTATTATTGTGGTTCAAGTtaattcctttcatttttgttttgtttagaGTTATCCAGGTTGTGATTGATTTTGAAATGATATGCCAGGAAGTCCGTGGTAGTGCTCAGGTACCAGAATCAGATATAGTTCAGGCATGCAGAAGAGTTAGTGCCCTTGAGCTTTCCCACTTTTTCCTCCTTATTTATATTATGCTGCTTATAAATAGGAATCTGAAAACATTTTAACGGGTAGAAGAGTTTAGCACTTATTTGGTTTCCATGACGATTATGTTGTTTCAGTTGCTGGATGAGAGGCAGAGTTCAAATGTTTTGAAGTTTCTTGAAGCGATTAATGGGTAAAACTCGTTTACGTCATATACAACCTTCTATTGGTGTCCTTTTCTGACA contains:
- the LOC100252510 gene encoding protein NDL2: MADSSDSVSIDMETISLGGKEHLVKTSKGSVSVSVFGDPDKPALVTYPDLALNHLSCFQGLFFCPEAFSLLLHNFCIYHISPPGHELGADAVSLDEPALSADDLADQIAEVLNFFGLGAVMCMGVTAGAYILTLFAIKYRHHVVGLILISPLCKAPSWTEWLYNKVMLNVLYYYGMCGVVKELLLKRYFSKEVRGSAQVPESDIVQACRRLLDERQSSNVLKFLEAINGRPDITEGLRKLQCRSLLFVGDNSPFHSEALHMTSKLDRRYSALVEVQSCGSMVTEEQPHAMLIPMEYFLMGYGLYRPSTVSLSPRSPLSPSCIAPELLSPESMGLKLKPIKTRIS